From Pectinophora gossypiella unplaced genomic scaffold, ilPecGoss1.1 Pgos_61, whole genome shotgun sequence, the proteins below share one genomic window:
- the LOC126381552 gene encoding uncharacterized protein LOC126381552, with amino-acid sequence MGGRKRSRESSYDEVMKKIRKLEKKVKKKARLPSTSSSTDDDTPQNQMEPSEILGRPLKKTQGTLRATLRPTQRYLRDLLGGDPTPEKIFDENVHKDIAKIWSHILLNGLAKDVRMDLLKRYLPPENCTSMRAPKLNLEIKAALTEINSKKDAYSQSKQNQLGSCLAALGKALNIALASDTSQDLIKLLSDAGRLLCDYHHKESQSRRYAIINTLNQQTKDTIKNTKIDEFLFGTDLAEHIKSSKAITKSGMELRPPPPPPPPPTVGNRQRPKQNVISQPPAVRRGTLNARGAGRAAAAEPRANPAPRRPPTSATTRDQQQQHSSRTATRYQSNRRY; translated from the exons atGGGTGGAAGAAAACGGTCTAGAGAAAGTAGTTACGACGAGGTTATGAAGAAAATCAGAAAATTGgagaaaaaagttaaaaagaaagCGAGACTACCATCAACTTCGTCATCAACTGATGATGATACACCTCAGAACCAGATGGAACCATCTGAGATATTAGGA AGACCATTGAAGAAGACTCAGGGAACACTGAGGGCGACCCTGAGACCAACCCAGAGATACCTTAGAGATCTTTTAGGAGGTGACCCGActccagaaaaaatatttgacgaAAATGTACACAaggatattgcaaaaatttGGTCGCATATCCTTCTCAATGGCCTTGCTAAGGATGTTAGAATGGATTTATTGAAAAGATATCTACCGCCAGAAAATTGTACCAGTATGAGAGCACCCAAGTTGAACTTGGAAATCAAGGCCGCTCTGACGGAAATAAATAGCAAAAAGGATGCTTATAGTCAGTCCAAGCAGAACCAATTAGGAAGCTGCCTAGCAGCTTTAGGAAAAGCTTTAAATATCGCTTTGGCATCTGACACCTCACAAGACTTGATAAAACTGCTCAGTGATGCTGGTAGATTACTATGTGACTACCATCATAAAGAATCTCAATCGAGACGGTATGCTATCATAAATACGCTCAACCAACAGACGAAAGATACCatcaaaaatactaaaattgatGAATTCCTGTTCGGCACCGATTTAGCGGAGCATATAAAATCCTCTAAGGCCATTACCAAGTCTGGCATGGAGCTACGACCGCCACCGCCGCCACCACCGCCACCGACGGTAGGCAACCGGCAGAGACCCAAACAAAATGTGATCTCTCAACCTCCAGCTGTTCGACGAGGGACTTTAAACGCGAGGGGGGCGGGCCGGGCAGCCGCCGCCGAGCCACGAGCGAACCCCGCCCCGCGCCGGCCGCCCACCTCTGCCACGACGAGGGACCAGCAGCAGCAGCACAGCTCCAGGACTGCTACGCGCTACCAATCCAACAGGAGATATTGA